A genomic window from Periweissella cryptocerci includes:
- a CDS encoding class A sortase, giving the protein MRKQIYRILAVVIALVAGGMIYLGMHPALYIGTLAQYHATKLADAKHIVSENKKDKAAKYNGNLAVNSLSQLEQLAKGKDKLTLRGFVSIPKIGVKLPIYEGASDKVLALGAGTLKAGQHMGKANYAIGAHNMADNRTYFSPLQTKLKLGMHVDLVNRDKRYTYEIVQKQVISQNTVGVITDHDSGVATITLITCYEEPPYFTGATKRVYAFGKLITTTLI; this is encoded by the coding sequence ATGAGGAAACAGATATATCGAATATTGGCGGTTGTTATCGCATTAGTTGCTGGGGGAATGATCTATTTAGGTATGCATCCAGCGCTTTATATTGGAACGTTAGCACAATATCATGCCACCAAATTAGCAGATGCAAAACACATTGTTTCGGAAAATAAAAAAGACAAAGCCGCAAAATATAACGGCAATTTGGCAGTTAATAGTCTGTCGCAGTTAGAACAGCTGGCCAAAGGGAAAGACAAATTAACGTTACGAGGGTTTGTCAGTATTCCAAAAATTGGAGTTAAATTGCCAATCTATGAAGGGGCTTCTGACAAAGTACTTGCACTGGGGGCGGGAACTTTGAAAGCAGGTCAGCATATGGGCAAGGCGAATTATGCAATCGGTGCACATAATATGGCCGATAATCGCACATATTTTAGTCCGCTACAGACCAAGCTTAAATTAGGTATGCATGTTGATTTAGTTAATCGGGATAAACGATACACGTATGAGATTGTGCAGAAACAAGTGATTAGTCAAAATACCGTGGGGGTAATTACTGATCATGATTCGGGGGTAGCGACAATTACGTTAATTACATGTTATGAAGAGCCACCATATTTTACGGGGGCAACCAAGCGAGTGTACGCATTTGGTAAATTGATAACGACAACATTAATTTAA
- a CDS encoding leucine-rich repeat protein: MVVKKIDRYEAHKKQQELALKIVSIAMTTGLVFSGVPIAEFIPDARQEQVVRAADKESDGFTYTDDGTSVTITGYTRDGGQVNIPTEIDGMPVTAIGARAFQGSPATSIEIPASVTTIGIYAFDMAALTSIEIPANVVEIGAYAFAGTFNLEMVTFSETSKLTTVGQAAFWESALTSIEIPANVTDLGTYAFYEAANLETVKFSENSKLGTIKSGTFQKSTLSSIEIPASVTTIELGAFAWASNLAAVTFSENGKLAMIDDYAFIETALTSIEIPASVTTIGLEVFRDASKLMNVTFSTASKLATIGGNAFESTALTNLAIPLKTTMGGVIWEKDNVTIASNDTGIGAISRMQKAQPGVQPIAADRTGDTIKLNPVADMDYGIQATSDDLITWQTDVEMSNVFTNLEPGTSYNFYLRTSSDEVSCASVPSEPAVISTKPIPDDIPWPTELEATYGDKLNKITDFDNGFEWQNGSDSVGDAGLQKHNLVYTPEDTETYGSVTRAVDVRVMQATFEDMINWPTGLKATYGDELSTVFLAEPNHFAWENDTVKVGSAGKQTHTLVYTPADPNYKTVTNGIDIEVNKANPTDFNWPVSFTATYGDKLSDIDLGDEGQFSWLDDTVSVGNVGQHGHTLIYTPEDDTNYNSMTSDIMVNVNKADPTGILWPTALDSTYGNVLGDVELPDSFSWDDSDETSVGNTGENIFGVWFTPEDDNFNSLFGQATVNVGKANQTIPAEVPSQADFDGMVGTTETSITLPIFLNQAVEYQVDGEPSVDTWYVPGTVIPNVKPGSEHTVVVRVPGDDNHNPSASWSYTVTTAKTAVKLNIGNAPSLTFGTGSYDLAKLIDGVSNVYADAVDLSTVEIKVDGNPQRTLNLNKVGTYNVQYSYGDVRVMRVFVIKQAIPTNIMWPQNLTGTTGQTLNDVPLPNVAGGKFTWKQASTTKLGQPGNHQFEVIFTPNDKNYMAVNGQVTIKVTEVPAVAAKIVHKMQARVANKHVVQSKSFKVAVTHNGSKNITDAHKQVTFKSSNKRILTINKQGIAKAKRAGKVTITVRSQHDQKQRKVTIQVHPLVKTMKIVAKYPELHAGHGRHETIALTTKVNKNAINKVSWKVSNKRIARITKNGQVIGKKAGWVTITAKAKDGSNKTAKLRVYMLAPKK; this comes from the coding sequence ATGGTAGTGAAAAAAATTGATCGATACGAAGCACATAAAAAGCAACAAGAATTGGCACTGAAAATTGTCAGTATCGCCATGACCACAGGTTTGGTGTTTAGCGGTGTCCCAATTGCGGAGTTTATTCCGGATGCTCGGCAGGAGCAAGTGGTTCGTGCGGCGGATAAAGAATCGGATGGGTTCACGTACACTGATGACGGTACAAGCGTTACAATTACTGGCTATACTAGGGACGGTGGGCAAGTTAATATTCCTACGGAGATTGATGGCATGCCGGTGACAGCGATTGGTGCCCGGGCGTTCCAAGGAAGTCCGGCTACCAGTATTGAAATTCCGGCGAGTGTCACCACAATTGGTATATATGCATTCGATATGGCTGCACTAACCAGTATTGAGATTCCGGCGAACGTCGTCGAGATTGGTGCATATGCATTTGCCGGAACTTTTAATTTGGAGATGGTAACGTTCAGTGAAACCAGTAAATTAACAACGGTTGGCCAAGCTGCATTCTGGGAATCTGCGTTAACCAGCATTGAGATTCCGGCGAATGTCACCGATCTTGGTACGTATGCATTTTATGAAGCTGCTAATTTGGAGACAGTAAAGTTCAGTGAAAATAGCAAGTTGGGAACGATTAAATCTGGTACATTTCAGAAATCCACATTAAGCAGTATTGAAATTCCAGCGAGTGTTACTACGATTGAGTTAGGTGCATTCGCTTGGGCTTCAAACTTAGCCGCAGTAACGTTCAGCGAAAATGGCAAGTTGGCAATGATTGATGATTATGCATTTATAGAGACTGCACTAACCAGCATTGAGATTCCTGCGAGTGTCACGACGATTGGTTTAGAAGTATTTCGCGACGCTTCGAAATTAATGAATGTTACGTTCAGCACAGCCAGTAAATTAGCAACAATTGGTGGCAATGCATTTGAATCTACTGCGTTAACAAATCTAGCTATTCCATTAAAGACCACAATGGGTGGTGTAATTTGGGAGAAAGATAATGTGACAATAGCTAGTAATGACACCGGAATCGGGGCGATTTCGCGTATGCAAAAGGCGCAGCCAGGGGTACAGCCTATTGCGGCCGATAGAACAGGGGATACTATTAAATTAAATCCAGTCGCCGACATGGACTATGGTATTCAAGCAACATCTGATGATTTGATTACTTGGCAGACAGATGTTGAGATGTCAAATGTGTTTACTAATCTTGAACCCGGAACAAGCTACAACTTCTATTTGAGAACATCGAGTGACGAAGTCTCATGTGCCAGTGTGCCTAGTGAACCAGCAGTGATTAGTACTAAACCTATTCCTGATGACATCCCTTGGCCAACCGAGTTAGAAGCCACGTATGGCGACAAGTTGAATAAAATTACCGATTTTGATAATGGCTTTGAGTGGCAAAACGGTAGTGATTCAGTAGGTGATGCGGGACTGCAAAAACATAATCTAGTTTACACCCCGGAGGATACTGAAACATACGGATCTGTGACGCGAGCGGTTGATGTGAGGGTTATGCAAGCAACCTTCGAAGATATGATTAACTGGCCAACGGGCTTAAAAGCCACATATGGTGACGAGCTGAGTACAGTTTTTCTAGCCGAGCCTAATCACTTCGCGTGGGAAAATGATACTGTAAAAGTTGGTAGTGCCGGAAAGCAAACGCATACGCTAGTTTACACGCCAGCTGATCCTAATTACAAAACAGTGACAAATGGCATAGATATTGAGGTTAATAAGGCTAATCCAACTGACTTTAACTGGCCAGTTAGCTTCACGGCCACGTATGGTGACAAGTTGAGTGATATTGACTTAGGTGATGAAGGCCAGTTCTCATGGTTAGATGACACTGTATCGGTTGGTAACGTAGGACAACACGGACATACACTAATTTACACACCAGAGGATGACACTAACTACAACTCTATGACGAGTGATATTATGGTCAACGTTAATAAGGCTGATCCAACTGGAATTCTTTGGCCAACCGCTTTAGATTCCACATATGGTAATGTGTTAGGTGATGTTGAACTACCAGACAGTTTTAGTTGGGATGATAGTGATGAAACTTCTGTAGGTAACACCGGTGAAAATATCTTTGGCGTTTGGTTTACGCCAGAGGATGACAATTTCAATAGTTTGTTTGGTCAGGCTACTGTGAATGTCGGTAAGGCTAATCAAACAATTCCAGCGGAAGTACCATCGCAAGCGGATTTCGATGGCATGGTGGGCACGACTGAAACTTCAATTACGCTCCCAATATTTTTAAATCAAGCGGTTGAATACCAAGTTGATGGAGAACCAAGTGTCGATACATGGTATGTGCCAGGTACGGTAATTCCTAACGTGAAACCAGGTAGTGAACATACGGTTGTTGTTCGAGTTCCTGGTGATGACAATCATAATCCATCCGCTAGTTGGTCATACACCGTAACAACAGCGAAGACCGCTGTGAAGTTGAATATCGGTAACGCGCCAAGCCTAACATTTGGCACTGGTTCTTATGACTTAGCTAAGTTGATTGACGGTGTAAGTAATGTATATGCTGATGCAGTTGATCTTTCTACAGTTGAGATTAAAGTGGATGGTAATCCGCAACGGACGCTTAATTTGAACAAGGTTGGGACTTACAATGTGCAATACAGCTACGGCGATGTGCGTGTGATGCGGGTATTCGTAATCAAGCAAGCGATACCAACAAATATCATGTGGCCTCAGAACTTAACAGGCACGACTGGGCAAACATTAAATGATGTACCATTGCCAAACGTAGCCGGTGGTAAATTTACATGGAAGCAAGCTAGCACAACGAAGCTGGGCCAACCGGGTAATCATCAATTTGAAGTGATTTTCACACCGAATGATAAGAACTATATGGCTGTAAATGGGCAGGTGACAATTAAAGTTACTGAGGTACCTGCAGTCGCCGCAAAAATTGTTCACAAAATGCAAGCACGTGTCGCTAACAAACACGTAGTGCAAAGCAAATCTTTCAAGGTTGCTGTTACACATAATGGCTCTAAAAACATTACCGATGCCCATAAGCAAGTGACGTTTAAATCAAGCAACAAGCGCATCCTTACTATTAATAAGCAAGGAATTGCCAAGGCAAAGCGCGCCGGTAAGGTGACGATTACTGTGAGAAGTCAACATGATCAGAAACAACGTAAGGTTACAATTCAGGTACACCCACTAGTTAAGACGATGAAAATTGTGGCGAAGTATCCTGAATTACACGCTGGCCATGGCCGTCATGAAACGATTGCGTTGACGACGAAAGTCAACAAAAACGCCATTAACAAGGTGAGTTGGAAAGTCAGCAACAAGCGCATTGCCCGCATTACAAAAAATGGGCAAGTTATTGGTAAAAAGGCTGGTTGGGTAACTATTACGGCTAAAGCTAAAGACGGTTCTAACAAGACGGCGAAACTACGCGTTTATATGTTAGCGCCGAAAAAATAA
- a CDS encoding tyrosine-type recombinase/integrase: MLYNVQPLRTVDEIAAFQAELRKGKYGKRNEFLFLLGINTGLRMGDLLNIKVGDVTNCETVSITEQKTKKARTLYLGEMRAMIQAYVKNLGNNQYLFQSRTGQQLTVDAVYKIFQKASDNIGRQDIGTHTLRKTFGYHYYQRTHDIATLMMILNHSSEAITKRYIGITDTEIKQSLKGFKLGF; the protein is encoded by the coding sequence ATGTTATACAATGTGCAACCGTTACGGACGGTCGATGAAATTGCGGCTTTTCAAGCAGAATTACGAAAAGGTAAATACGGAAAACGCAATGAGTTTCTGTTCTTGCTAGGAATTAACACAGGTCTGCGAATGGGAGATCTGTTGAATATTAAAGTCGGTGATGTGACGAACTGCGAAACAGTTTCGATTACTGAGCAAAAGACAAAAAAAGCGCGCACTCTCTATTTAGGCGAGATGCGAGCAATGATTCAGGCATATGTAAAAAATTTAGGTAATAATCAGTATCTATTCCAAAGTCGAACGGGGCAGCAACTAACTGTGGATGCTGTCTATAAGATTTTTCAAAAAGCGTCTGATAATATTGGACGCCAAGACATTGGGACACACACGTTACGAAAAACATTTGGCTATCATTACTATCAGCGAACACATGATATTGCGACCTTGATGATGATTCTTAATCACTCAAGTGAGGCGATCACGAAGCGCTATATCGGCATAACCGACACCGAAATTAAACAGTCGTTGAAAGGGTTCAAATTAGGCTTTTAG
- a CDS encoding PTS cellobiose transporter subunit IIB produces MNEYILLIDAAGMSISLMANRMEQYARANDLAYDVEGVADSMGGDKIKARKPIAIMVAPQVRYMLDKYVKEYEPQGIPVGLIEMQPYGMMNGEKVLKSAIELSKKLGKVV; encoded by the coding sequence ATGAACGAATATATTCTCTTAATTGATGCAGCGGGGATGTCGATTAGTTTGATGGCTAATCGCATGGAACAATATGCACGGGCAAACGATTTGGCATACGATGTCGAAGGTGTTGCCGATAGTATGGGGGGCGACAAAATCAAGGCACGCAAGCCAATCGCAATTATGGTTGCGCCACAAGTCCGCTATATGCTGGATAAGTATGTCAAAGAATACGAACCACAAGGTATTCCGGTTGGTTTAATTGAAATGCAACCTTATGGCATGATGAATGGTGAAAAAGTCTTGAAGTCAGCTATTGAGTTGTCAAAAAAGCTTGGCAAAGTAGTTTAG
- the udk gene encoding uridine kinase translates to MSDKKPIIIGVTGGSGSGKTTVTQEIVSQLQGESILVLQHDMYYINQDDKTMEERRAANYDHPDQLNTNLYIDHIHKLLNREAIDVPVYDFATYTTIDETRHFESADIIILEGILVFSDPRLRDLMDIKVYVDTDDDIRFIRRLKRDVAERGYSSETIINQYLATAKPMYHQFIEPTKRYADLIIPEGGGNTVAIDMMVLKMRDILDKAKAAKN, encoded by the coding sequence ATGTCAGACAAGAAACCAATTATTATCGGGGTTACTGGTGGTTCCGGTTCAGGTAAAACCACGGTAACACAAGAAATTGTGAGCCAATTACAAGGTGAATCAATTTTGGTACTGCAACATGACATGTACTACATTAACCAAGATGATAAGACGATGGAAGAACGCCGGGCAGCCAATTACGATCACCCTGATCAATTGAACACGAACTTGTACATTGATCACATTCATAAATTGTTGAACCGTGAAGCAATTGACGTGCCAGTTTATGATTTTGCAACGTATACAACCATTGATGAAACGCGTCATTTTGAATCAGCTGATATCATCATTCTTGAAGGTATTTTGGTCTTCAGTGACCCACGTCTGCGTGATTTGATGGATATCAAGGTGTATGTTGATACGGATGACGATATTCGCTTTATTCGCCGCTTGAAGCGCGATGTGGCCGAACGGGGCTATTCATCAGAAACAATCATTAATCAATACTTGGCAACCGCTAAGCCAATGTATCACCAATTCATCGAACCAACGAAACGTTATGCCGACTTGATTATTCCTGAAGGTGGTGGCAACACCGTGGCAATCGACATGATGGTATTGAAAATGCGTGATATTTTGGACAAAGCGAAAGCTGCCAAAAACTAA
- a CDS encoding MucBP domain-containing protein produces the protein MGMKQKRNDTTKVHYKMYKNGKNWVFAGIATLTFSAMFVGSGSVSADSTTDTTSEQVAVVAEDTNAVETPSADKDEDTSGDIDVSADKDAADNIDPVGTTEKPTVDLPADKNSDTTKIPDTDDTQKQPSAEVTDNNQENVEGPKENSADTDADNLAKKDDTQNTADPATEKQVTSEVPDKVAPKQVTKKVTTQAVKADVKPVADTNTPAGYTVKDQSYANANDVDPDSNYYSWQSNNDSFLIADGKFVLSINRTDLTTVHVIYVGNNGKSVKIEISPNGTQTIKGNNGVTYTVTYSSDGNITINNAGNQVELPVPTLENQTTQFVDDQGNTLAPDVVQAGITGQDYTTVAKDIPGYTLVTQPKNANGSVSQQKNAYVIGITRTSDLTYNGTKWATMKLTIVDEYGSVSQTLTLNDGTVYSVAKVGPGERYTYTFPLGKTPYVSFYYLNTNIMMDTVTYVYTANAEEVNVRYVDNNGQTIADAEVVSGKFNDAYQTIPKNIAGYELITTPANATGTFGEMNPDVVYVYQLAKVDGNIVPKDGDGNDIPGDHNKPYEGQPGDEVEVPEIPGYTPSTPTVTIPENGGDIDVPYTKNPIDGNIVPKDENGNDIPGDHNKPYEGQPGDEVEVPEIPGYTPSTPTVTIPENGGDIDVPYTKNPIDGNIVPKDENGNDIPGNFDKPYEGQPGDEIDVPEIPGYTPSTPTVTIPEGGGDIDVPYTKNPIDGNIVPKDENGNDIPGDHNKPYEGQPGDEVDVPDIPGYTPSTPTVTIPEDGGDIDVPYTKNPIDGNIVPKDENGNDIPGNFEKPYEGQPGDEIDVPEIPGYTPSTPTVTIPEDGGDIDVPYTKNPIDGNIVPKDENGNDIPGNFEKPYEGQPGDEIDVPDIPGYTPSTPTVTIPEDGGDIDVPYTKNPIDGNIVPKDENGNDIPGDHNKPYEGQPGDEVDVPEIPGYTPSTPTVTIPEDGGDIDVPYTKNPIDGNIVPKDENGNDIPGDHNKPYEGQPGDEVDVPEIPGYTPSTPTVTIPENGGDIDVPYTKNPIDGNIVPKDENGNDIPGDHNKPYEGQPGDEVDVPEIPGYTPSTPTVTIPENGGEIDVPYTKNPVDNNEPTEPTEPTEPTEPTEPTEPTEPTEPTEPTEPTEPTDGDTIKHTKDKGKDGGDTHKPVIKGKDGGGKHKPTVNGPRTPGHQTNPTQKQTPTKTVAALPKDENKQPKLVQTGLTASMNIWLIVLGTALMGLAGLLGFGRKHNTK, from the coding sequence ATGGGGATGAAACAAAAGCGTAATGACACGACTAAAGTTCATTACAAGATGTACAAAAATGGTAAGAATTGGGTATTTGCAGGGATTGCAACGTTAACATTTTCAGCCATGTTTGTAGGGAGTGGCAGTGTCTCAGCAGATAGTACGACGGATACAACTAGTGAACAAGTTGCTGTGGTTGCTGAAGATACCAATGCGGTGGAAACACCGTCAGCCGATAAAGATGAAGACACGTCAGGTGATATTGATGTATCAGCTGATAAAGATGCAGCGGATAATATTGATCCGGTAGGCACAACAGAAAAGCCAACTGTTGATTTGCCGGCTGATAAAAATAGTGACACCACAAAAATTCCTGACACCGACGATACACAAAAGCAGCCAAGTGCAGAAGTTACGGATAATAATCAAGAAAATGTAGAAGGTCCAAAAGAAAACTCCGCTGATACAGATGCCGATAATCTTGCAAAAAAAGATGACACACAAAATACGGCTGATCCCGCAACGGAAAAGCAAGTAACAAGCGAAGTACCAGATAAAGTTGCGCCCAAGCAAGTTACTAAGAAAGTCACGACGCAAGCAGTCAAGGCCGATGTTAAGCCGGTTGCCGATACAAATACACCAGCTGGCTATACCGTCAAAGATCAATCATACGCAAATGCTAATGACGTTGACCCGGATAGTAATTACTATAGCTGGCAATCGAACAATGATAGTTTTCTAATTGCTGACGGGAAATTTGTCTTATCAATTAATCGCACTGATTTGACGACGGTTCATGTGATTTACGTTGGTAACAATGGTAAATCAGTCAAAATTGAAATTTCGCCTAATGGGACACAAACTATTAAAGGCAATAACGGTGTTACTTATACTGTCACGTATAGTAGCGATGGCAATATTACGATTAACAACGCTGGTAATCAAGTAGAGTTACCAGTACCAACTTTGGAAAATCAAACAACCCAATTTGTTGATGATCAAGGCAACACGTTAGCGCCAGATGTTGTGCAAGCAGGCATTACAGGTCAAGATTATACGACTGTGGCAAAAGACATTCCGGGCTACACACTTGTTACCCAACCTAAGAATGCGAACGGTAGCGTTTCACAGCAAAAAAATGCGTATGTGATAGGTATCACTAGAACATCTGATTTAACTTATAATGGAACGAAATGGGCCACAATGAAACTAACAATTGTTGATGAATATGGTTCAGTTTCACAAACGTTGACCTTGAATGATGGCACAGTCTACAGTGTGGCAAAAGTTGGACCAGGTGAGCGTTATACCTATACCTTTCCACTTGGAAAAACACCCTATGTTTCGTTTTATTATTTGAATACGAACATCATGATGGATACGGTTACCTACGTTTACACGGCTAATGCAGAGGAAGTTAATGTTCGTTATGTTGATAACAATGGTCAAACGATTGCCGATGCCGAAGTTGTTTCGGGCAAATTCAATGACGCATATCAAACAATACCGAAAAATATTGCGGGCTATGAACTAATTACCACACCTGCAAATGCAACTGGAACATTCGGCGAAATGAATCCGGATGTCGTCTATGTATATCAGTTGGCAAAAGTGGATGGGAATATTGTACCGAAGGATGGAGATGGCAATGACATTCCTGGCGACCACAACAAGCCATACGAAGGTCAACCAGGTGATGAGGTCGAAGTACCAGAAATCCCAGGATACACGCCGTCAACGCCAACAGTAACAATTCCAGAAAATGGTGGTGACATCGATGTGCCATATACTAAGAATCCGATTGATGGAAACATCGTACCCAAGGATGAAAATGGTAATGACATTCCCGGTGACCACAATAAACCATACGAAGGTCAACCCGGTGATGAAGTCGAAGTACCGGAAATTCCAGGCTATACACCAAGTACTCCAACAGTAACGATTCCAGAAAACGGTGGTGATATTGATGTGCCGTATACGAAGAATCCGATTGATGGAAATATTGTGCCGAAGGATGAAAATGGTAATGATATTCCAGGGAACTTTGATAAGCCATACGAAGGTCAACCGGGAGATGAAATTGACGTGCCGGAAATTCCAGGTTACACACCATCAACGCCAACGGTAACGATTCCAGAAGGTGGTGGTGACATCGACGTACCATATACCAAGAACCCAATCGATGGAAATATCGTGCCAAAGGATGAAAATGGCAACGACATTCCTGGTGACCACAACAAACCATATGAAGGCCAACCAGGTGATGAAGTAGATGTACCGGACATTCCAGGTTACACACCAAGTACGCCAACAGTAACAATCCCAGAAGATGGTGGTGACATTGATGTGCCGTATACCAAGAATCCGATTGATGGAAATATTGTACCGAAGGATGAAAATGGTAATGATATCCCTGGAAACTTTGAAAAACCATACGAAGGTCAACCGGGAGATGAAATTGACGTGCCGGAAATTCCAGGATATACACCATCAACCCCAACAGTAACAATTCCAGAAGATGGCGGCGATATCGATGTGCCGTATACCAAGAATCCGATTGATGGAAACATTGTACCGAAGGATGAAAATGGTAATGATATCCCTGGAAACTTTGAAAAACCATACGAAGGTCAACCGGGAGATGAAATTGACGTGCCGGACATTCCTGGTTACACGCCATCAACACCAACAGTAACGATTCCGGAAGATGGTGGTGACATCGATGTGCCATATACGAAGAACCCAATCGATGGAAATATCGTGCCGAAGGATGAAAATGGTAATGACATTCCAGGCGACCACAATAAGCCATATGAAGGACAACCAGGTGATGAAGTCGACGTACCAGAGATTCCTGGTTACACGCCAAGTACGCCAACAGTAACAATCCCAGAAGATGGTGGTGACATTGATGTGCCGTATACCAAGAACCCAATTGATGGGAACATTGTACCAAAGGACGAAAATGGTAACGACATTCCAGGAGACCACAATAAACCATATGAAGGACAACCAGGTGATGAAGTCGACGTACCAGAGATTCCTGGTTACACGCCATCAACACCAACAGTAACGATTCCAGAAAATGGCGGTGATATTGATGTGCCATATACTAAGAATCCTATCGACGGGAACATTGTACCAAAGGACGAAAATGGTAACGACATTCCAGGAGACCACAATAAACCATACGAGGGCCAACCGGGAGATGAAGTCGACGTACCGGAAATTCCTGGCTACACGCCAAGTACGCCAACAGTAACAATTCCGGAAAATGGCGGTGAAATTGATGTACCATACACCAAGAATCCGGTTGATAATAATGAACCAACAGAACCAACAGAACCAACAGAACCAACAGAACCAACAGAACCAACAGAACCAACAGAACCAACAGAACCAACAGAACCAACAGAACCAACAGAACCAACAGATGGCGACACGATTAAGCATACAAAGGATAAGGGGAAAGACGGTGGTGACACGCATAAGCCAGTTATCAAGGGCAAAGATGGCGGTGGCAAGCACAAGCCAACGGTCAACGGACCCCGTACGCCTGGTCATCAAACTAATCCTACGCAAAAGCAAACACCTACAAAAACAGTAGCTGCGTTGCCAAAGGATGAAAACAAGCAACCTAAATTAGTTCAAACTGGTTTAACCGCAAGTATGAATATTTGGTTGATTGTGTTGGGAACTGCGTTGATGGGGCTGGCTGGTCTGCTTGGATTCGGTCGCAAACATAACACTAAGTAA